One genomic window of Chitinophagaceae bacterium includes the following:
- a CDS encoding sugar transferase, whose product MKDPAKQNGIVRYVVTDYIMAVLSWALFFIVRKLCIDHYAVAQFPQFLNDPKFIQGMIIIPAGWVAIYYLTGTYTSIYLKSRVGEMTRTFFVTIAGVILLFFSVLIDDQVQGYRDYYSSVIILFIIHFVLTLLGRIVVLNAGKRQMLKGIVYFPTIFIGGNKRAIEVYNEINGKAKSQGYHFIGFIDTNGNGNGLSTFLPKLGALSSLEEMIRTHSVKQVIVAIESSEHHQLKEILNQLADKNVIIKIVPDMYDILAGSVRMNHLLGASFIEIYPQLMPQWQCIIKRIVDIVISVMMLILLIPVYLFVAIKVKLSSPGSIIYSQERIGIYNKPFKIYKFRSMYTDAETNGPLLSSHEDTRITAWGKVMRKWRLDELPQFLNVLKGEMSIVGPRPERRYYIDQLLQQTSDYKHLLRVQPGITSLGMVKFGYAENLNQMISRMKYDLLYIENMSLMLDFRVLLYTFRTILQGRGK is encoded by the coding sequence ATGAAAGATCCGGCAAAACAAAATGGCATTGTTCGGTATGTGGTTACAGACTACATCATGGCCGTGCTTTCCTGGGCTCTTTTCTTTATTGTGAGAAAGTTGTGCATTGATCATTACGCGGTTGCTCAATTTCCTCAGTTTTTAAATGATCCTAAGTTCATACAAGGAATGATCATCATTCCTGCCGGCTGGGTCGCTATTTATTACCTCACCGGAACCTACACGAGCATCTATCTCAAAAGCAGGGTAGGTGAAATGACACGGACCTTTTTTGTTACCATTGCTGGTGTAATCCTTCTTTTTTTCAGTGTGTTGATTGACGATCAGGTGCAGGGCTACCGTGATTATTACAGTTCCGTAATTATCCTTTTCATCATTCATTTTGTGCTTACGCTATTGGGAAGGATTGTTGTATTAAATGCCGGCAAACGACAGATGTTGAAAGGGATAGTTTATTTTCCAACGATTTTTATCGGAGGTAATAAGAGGGCAATTGAAGTGTACAATGAAATCAATGGTAAAGCAAAATCGCAGGGTTATCATTTCATTGGCTTTATTGACACCAATGGTAACGGTAATGGTTTGAGTACCTTTTTACCGAAGCTCGGGGCATTGAGCAGTCTTGAAGAAATGATCAGGACACATTCCGTAAAACAAGTGATCGTGGCGATTGAGTCATCAGAACATCATCAGTTAAAGGAAATTCTTAACCAGCTGGCCGATAAGAATGTTATCATCAAAATTGTTCCTGACATGTATGATATTCTTGCCGGATCGGTACGCATGAATCATTTGCTGGGAGCTTCTTTTATTGAAATCTACCCGCAACTAATGCCTCAATGGCAATGCATCATCAAACGAATCGTGGACATTGTAATTTCTGTTATGATGCTGATATTGCTTATTCCTGTTTACCTGTTTGTTGCCATTAAAGTGAAGTTATCATCTCCGGGAAGCATCATTTATTCGCAGGAACGTATCGGCATTTATAACAAGCCCTTTAAGATTTATAAATTCAGGAGCATGTATACTGACGCGGAAACCAATGGTCCTTTGCTTTCATCGCATGAAGATACGCGCATAACAGCCTGGGGCAAGGTGATGCGAAAATGGCGGCTTGATGAGCTGCCGCAATTCCTGAATGTGCTGAAGGGAGAAATGAGCATTGTGGGTCCACGGCCGGAGCGTAGATATTATATTGACCAGTTGCTGCAACAGACATCTGACTATAAACACTTGCTGCGGGTACAGCCTGGCATTACGTCATTGGGCATGGTAAAATTTGGTTATGCAGAAAATCTGAACCAGATGATTTCAAGAATGAAATACGACTTGTTGTATATTGAGAACATGTCGCTGATGCTTGACTTCAGGGTTTTGCTTTACACCTTCAGAACGATTTTGCAGGGAAGAGGGAAATAA
- a CDS encoding Gfo/Idh/MocA family oxidoreductase — protein MIKIGVLGTGHLGKIHLKLIREIGDFELVGIYDPNDENAAQAAREFGVKRFADLDELIESVDAVDIVTNTLSHYECAVKAIKRSRHIFVEKPLANTLQEAHDLINLAEEARIKAQVGHVERFNPAFLAIKSHFLNPMFIETHRLAQFNPRGTDVPVVLDLMIHDIDIILSVVKSTVKRISASGVAVISSSPDIANARIEFDNGCVANITASRISLKQMRKMRMFQRDGYISVDFLDKKAEIIRLSDQRDSENPFAIELKTGEHETKVINFERPEVKPINAIKMELELFHDAIAFDKEPPVTLLDGYNAMNIAYQIIEKIERTNT, from the coding sequence ATGATAAAGATTGGTGTGCTTGGCACAGGACATTTAGGGAAAATCCACCTTAAACTCATTCGTGAGATCGGGGATTTCGAACTTGTGGGTATCTATGATCCCAACGACGAGAATGCAGCCCAGGCGGCACGTGAATTTGGGGTGAAGCGATTTGCAGATCTTGATGAATTGATTGAAAGTGTAGATGCTGTAGACATTGTGACCAATACGCTTTCGCATTATGAATGTGCGGTGAAAGCAATCAAACGCTCAAGGCATATTTTTGTAGAAAAACCATTAGCCAACACGCTTCAGGAAGCGCATGACCTCATCAATCTTGCTGAAGAGGCAAGAATAAAAGCGCAGGTAGGACATGTTGAAAGATTTAATCCGGCCTTTCTGGCCATCAAGTCTCATTTTCTGAATCCGATGTTTATTGAAACGCACCGGCTGGCACAGTTTAATCCACGGGGAACTGATGTGCCTGTGGTGCTGGATCTGATGATTCATGACATTGACATTATTTTAAGTGTGGTTAAATCAACGGTTAAACGCATCAGTGCCAGCGGTGTGGCGGTGATTTCTTCTTCTCCTGATATTGCAAATGCCAGAATTGAATTTGACAATGGATGTGTGGCAAACATTACGGCGAGCAGGATTTCTTTAAAGCAAATGCGTAAAATGCGCATGTTTCAGAGAGATGGCTACATCAGTGTAGACTTTCTTGATAAGAAAGCGGAGATAATCCGTCTCTCCGACCAACGCGATAGCGAAAATCCTTTTGCTATTGAATTGAAAACCGGCGAGCATGAAACCAAAGTGATCAATTTTGAGCGGCCGGAGGTAAAGCCTATCAATGCCATAAAAATGGAATTAGAGCTTTTCCATGATGCCATAGCGTTTGATAAAGAGCCGCCTGTAACGCTGCTCGATGGTTATAATGCCATGAATATTGCTTATCAGATTATAGAGAAAATAGAACGCACTAACACTTAA